The Deinococcus arcticus genome has a segment encoding these proteins:
- a CDS encoding methyl-accepting chemotaxis protein gives MQTTLPSRTTRITRAMRNRNAQRIGWLGQLRVGQKLSLAALAFGLPITALVGTLLVEQQKDITVAQRELDGITQFAPLRDINANLATFVDRALSTDAAGAEQAAAAVDKAIDQLEAQVAPEYRERVQALRRDWKILPDSIGTQPDLAVLQTYGQLLSTYQRDLSEDLLTQSGLVLDPEPDSFFLMEASLRNLPRMSTLLNLAYLTVEAGNREPGDDAAYLNVLRDLNVQLLESVSAYNTSVERAVRYNPALKPVGEAAQKLSDAVTPAVADLGAAIEAGSLKPVNVSTIQGDALLQVSASFNGGVKTLAGLLQDRVDRTERARLLTLAAIIGALVLAFTLLIRLSRSIVKPLSELTRASRAVSQGDLNVQVPVQTRDELGFMAHTFNGAAAQLRENEVKNRMEREEAQKLQANIGNFLDVTMDIAGGDLTRRGVVSEDVLGNVVDSINVMVDELGAVLGEVQKASQSVSSASRDMLGTTDQIVQGADTTTTETRRVAEQVRAVTEGFREMAEAAQQSAESARQALEASQQGREAVLGTLDGMQNIRREVQGVSKRIKTLGDRSLEIQEIVDTISRLSSQTNLLALNASIEAAGAGAAGSRFAIVADEVRKLADSSAQATARIASLIRTVQLEITEVVASVEDGTREVEQGYRVAASAGERIEQLGKLAAESAQFAERINAATTEQVRSVEQVKEAVEQIGQVAEQSHESVQRGRDAAQRLQHLAQNLLQGLSRFKIPTD, from the coding sequence ATGCAAACCACCCTTCCGTCCCGGACCACCCGAATCACCCGCGCCATGCGCAACAGAAATGCCCAGCGTATCGGCTGGCTGGGGCAGCTGCGCGTGGGGCAAAAGCTCTCGCTGGCCGCGCTGGCCTTCGGTCTGCCGATCACGGCGCTGGTGGGCACGCTGCTGGTGGAGCAGCAAAAAGACATCACCGTGGCGCAGCGCGAGCTGGACGGGATTACCCAGTTTGCGCCGCTGCGGGACATCAACGCGAACCTCGCCACCTTCGTGGACCGCGCGCTGAGTACCGACGCCGCCGGCGCCGAGCAGGCCGCTGCCGCCGTGGATAAGGCCATTGACCAGCTGGAAGCCCAGGTGGCCCCCGAGTACCGCGAGCGCGTGCAGGCCCTGCGCCGCGACTGGAAGATCCTGCCCGACTCCATTGGCACCCAGCCGGATCTGGCCGTGCTGCAGACCTACGGCCAGCTGCTCTCGACCTACCAGCGCGACCTGAGCGAGGACCTGCTGACCCAGTCGGGCCTGGTGCTGGACCCCGAGCCCGATTCGTTCTTCCTGATGGAAGCCTCGCTGCGCAACCTGCCCAGAATGTCCACGCTGCTGAACCTCGCGTACCTGACCGTGGAAGCGGGCAACCGCGAGCCCGGCGACGACGCGGCGTACCTGAACGTGCTGCGCGACCTGAACGTGCAGCTGCTCGAAAGCGTCTCGGCCTACAACACCAGCGTGGAGCGCGCGGTGCGTTACAACCCCGCCCTGAAGCCGGTGGGCGAGGCCGCACAGAAGCTCAGCGACGCCGTGACGCCAGCCGTGGCTGATCTGGGCGCGGCCATTGAGGCCGGCAGCCTGAAGCCGGTGAACGTGAGCACCATTCAGGGCGACGCGCTGCTGCAGGTGTCGGCCTCGTTCAACGGGGGCGTTAAGACCCTGGCCGGGCTGCTGCAAGACCGCGTGGACCGCACCGAGCGGGCCCGTCTGCTGACCCTGGCGGCCATTATCGGCGCGCTGGTGCTGGCCTTTACCCTGCTGATCCGGCTGTCGCGCTCCATTGTCAAGCCGCTCTCGGAGCTGACGCGCGCCAGCCGCGCGGTGTCGCAGGGCGACCTGAACGTGCAGGTGCCGGTGCAGACCCGCGACGAGCTGGGCTTCATGGCCCACACCTTTAACGGCGCCGCCGCGCAGCTGCGCGAGAACGAAGTCAAGAACCGCATGGAGCGCGAGGAAGCGCAGAAGCTGCAGGCCAACATTGGCAACTTCCTGGACGTGACCATGGACATCGCCGGCGGCGACCTGACCCGGCGCGGCGTGGTGTCCGAGGACGTGCTGGGCAACGTCGTGGACTCGATCAACGTGATGGTGGACGAGCTGGGGGCCGTGCTGGGTGAAGTGCAGAAAGCCTCGCAGTCGGTGTCGAGTGCCAGCCGCGACATGCTGGGCACCACCGACCAGATTGTGCAGGGCGCCGACACCACCACGACGGAAACCCGCCGCGTGGCCGAGCAGGTGCGCGCCGTGACCGAGGGCTTCCGCGAGATGGCCGAGGCCGCGCAGCAAAGCGCCGAATCTGCCCGTCAGGCACTGGAAGCCTCGCAGCAGGGCCGCGAGGCGGTGCTGGGCACCCTGGACGGCATGCAGAACATCCGCCGCGAGGTGCAGGGCGTCTCCAAGCGCATCAAAACGCTGGGCGACCGCTCCCTGGAAATTCAGGAAATCGTGGACACCATCTCCCGCCTGTCCAGCCAGACCAACCTGCTGGCGCTGAACGCCTCGATTGAGGCCGCTGGTGCAGGGGCAGCGGGCAGCCGCTTCGCCATCGTGGCCGATGAAGTGCGCAAGCTGGCCGACTCCTCGGCGCAGGCCACCGCCCGCATCGCCAGCCTGATTCGCACGGTGCAGCTGGAGATCACGGAAGTGGTCGCCAGCGTGGAAGACGGCACCCGCGAGGTGGAACAGGGCTACCGCGTGGCCGCCTCGGCCGGGGAGCGCATCGAGCAGCTGGGCAAACTGGCCGCCGAGTCCGCACAGTTCGCCGAGCGCATCAACGCCGCCACCACCGAACAGGTGCGCAGCGTGGAGCAGGTGAAAGAGGCCGTCGAGCAGATCGGTCAGGTGGCCGAGCAGTCGCACGAGAGCGTGCAGCGTGGCCGTGACGCCGCGCAGCGCCTGCAGCACCTCGCGCAGAACCTGCTGCAGGGCCTGTCGCGCTTCAAGATTCCCACGGACTGA
- a CDS encoding chemotaxis protein CheW — MMGALLVRVQGERFALPLSGEQAIAELGPVSPLPHGEPLLRGLTTLQGRAVPLLDLAPLLGTPGTGEEGRLMVLTSVEGDRVALLVNEVYGVTSLPSPPPSTALLIDMPGGPLLNTATLARELRASLGS, encoded by the coding sequence ATGATGGGCGCGCTGCTCGTCCGGGTGCAGGGGGAGCGGTTTGCCCTGCCCCTGTCGGGGGAGCAGGCGATTGCCGAACTGGGTCCGGTCTCGCCCCTGCCGCACGGCGAGCCGCTGCTGCGGGGCCTGACCACCCTGCAAGGCCGCGCGGTGCCCCTGCTGGATCTGGCCCCGCTTCTGGGCACCCCCGGGACCGGCGAAGAGGGCCGCCTGATGGTGCTGACCAGTGTGGAGGGCGACCGCGTGGCCCTGCTGGTCAATGAGGTGTACGGCGTGACCAGCCTGCCCAGCCCGCCGCCCAGCACCGCCCTGCTGATTGACATGCCCGGCGGACCGCTGCTGAACACCGCCACGCTGGCCCGCGAACTGCGCGCTTCTCTCGGTTCCTGA
- a CDS encoding response regulator: MARILIVDDSPADLKFLETALGTRQHHVTALGDPAQVEAVAEQVRPELLMVDVVMPGRNGYEVVRGLRKQPGMENLKVVFVSSKGNETDVKWGLRQGADDYLVKPYTPEQLHSVVQRLIG; the protein is encoded by the coding sequence ATGGCACGAATCCTGATTGTTGATGACTCTCCCGCCGACCTCAAGTTTCTGGAAACCGCCCTGGGCACTCGCCAGCACCACGTCACGGCCCTGGGTGACCCGGCCCAGGTGGAAGCGGTGGCCGAACAGGTGCGCCCCGAGCTGCTGATGGTGGACGTGGTGATGCCCGGCCGCAACGGCTACGAGGTGGTGCGCGGCCTGCGCAAGCAGCCCGGCATGGAGAACCTGAAGGTCGTGTTTGTGTCCAGCAAGGGCAACGAAACCGACGTCAAGTGGGGCCTGCGCCAGGGCGCCGACGACTACCTTGTCAAGCCCTACACCCCCGAACAGCTGCACAGCGTGGTGCAAAGGCTGATCGGCTGA
- a CDS encoding MHYT domain-containing protein, translating to MLHHTWNSSYIALSFLIAALASYISLELAGRAGRNLRNAANRFWLVAQALVLGYGIWAMHFVGMLAFEVKAAVQFNALLTGVSGLAAALFMYPALLILHSGTFNLRRLAGAGSVAGLGIVVMHYLGMYAFRVPGTTVDLAWLPLIGSLLIAVGASMAALFLFHRLSGQWRTQQSRLKVVGLQMAASAVMGVAIIGMHYTGMAALKYRVADELALGAAAAGADTSLLGLVVSVVSFLLLGLAVTSIFMDAGRGGDLDELDFDAASTGAAAD from the coding sequence ATGCTCCACCATACGTGGAACAGTTCGTATATTGCGCTCTCGTTTCTGATTGCCGCGCTGGCCTCGTACATCTCGCTGGAGCTGGCCGGGCGCGCGGGGCGAAACCTGCGCAATGCGGCCAACCGCTTCTGGCTGGTGGCGCAGGCGCTGGTGCTGGGCTACGGCATCTGGGCCATGCACTTTGTGGGCATGCTGGCGTTTGAAGTCAAGGCCGCCGTGCAGTTCAATGCCCTGCTGACCGGGGTGTCTGGGCTGGCCGCCGCCCTGTTCATGTACCCGGCCCTGCTGATTCTGCACAGCGGCACCTTCAACCTGCGCCGCTTGGCTGGCGCGGGCAGCGTGGCGGGCCTGGGCATCGTGGTGATGCACTACCTGGGCATGTACGCCTTCCGCGTGCCGGGCACCACTGTGGACCTGGCGTGGCTGCCCCTGATCGGCTCGCTCCTGATCGCCGTGGGCGCCAGCATGGCCGCGCTGTTCCTGTTTCACCGGCTCTCGGGCCAGTGGCGCACCCAGCAGAGCCGCCTGAAGGTCGTGGGCCTGCAGATGGCCGCTTCCGCCGTGATGGGCGTGGCAATCATCGGCATGCACTACACCGGCATGGCCGCCCTGAAATACCGTGTGGCCGACGAACTGGCCCTGGGCGCGGCGGCCGCTGGCGCCGATACCTCCCTGCTGGGCCTCGTGGTGAGCGTGGTGTCGTTCCTGCTGCTGGGGCTGGCCGTGACCAGCATCTTCATGGACGCCGGACGCGGCGGTGACCTGGACGAACTGGACTTCGACGCAGCCAGCACCGGCGCCGCTGCCGACTGA
- a CDS encoding DUF3995 domain-containing protein — protein MELQTGWQGLAVLGLSGVGLLHVIWGLGSPWPARSPEALARAVVGNMAGGLPGAGPCLVVAALLFVAALLVAWAPQGPAIARLGAGLVGATLLARGLGGFLMPVLSPGFRAQPFQTWNAWLYSPLCVVLGLGALQSLR, from the coding sequence ATGGAACTTCAGACGGGATGGCAGGGACTCGCAGTGCTGGGCCTCAGCGGGGTCGGGCTGCTGCATGTGATCTGGGGACTGGGCTCCCCCTGGCCGGCCCGCAGCCCTGAGGCACTGGCCCGCGCAGTGGTGGGGAACATGGCGGGCGGCCTGCCCGGCGCGGGGCCCTGTCTGGTGGTGGCCGCGCTGCTGTTCGTGGCCGCCTTGCTGGTGGCCTGGGCCCCCCAGGGCCCGGCCATAGCGCGGCTGGGCGCGGGACTGGTGGGCGCCACGCTGCTGGCCCGGGGCCTGGGCGGCTTTCTGATGCCGGTGCTCTCGCCGGGTTTCCGGGCCCAACCATTTCAGACCTGGAATGCCTGGCTGTACTCGCCCCTGTGTGTGGTGCTGGGCCTGGGGGCGCTGCAAAGCCTGCGCTGA
- the pgm gene encoding phosphoglucomutase (alpha-D-glucose-1,6-bisphosphate-dependent), which produces MTISDLAGKRAPQRLLTNIPRLVAHYYETRPDPTDPLQRVAFGTSGHRGSSLGGTFNEAHILAIAQAVAEYRAAAGITGPLYMGLDSHALSEPAWMSALQVLAANGVQVRAQAGALTATPLISHAILEHNRRDNSAESSAGQADGIVITPSHNPPQDGGFKYNPPSGGPADTDVTGAVQARANAILERELRDVRRLSLEDGLNALEDFDFLTPYVRQLPEVIDLDAIRESGVRIGVDPLGGASLPVWERIAEEYRLNLTVVNHDMDPRFAFMSVDRDGKIRMDCSSPYAMAGLLALKGDFDVAVGNDPDADRHGIVTPAGLMNPNHYLAVMIDYLFTHRPGWRPDAAIGKTLVSSALIDRVGAGLGRRVVEVPVGFKYFVQGLLDGSLGFGGEESAGASFLRRDGRAWSTDKDGIIPGLLAAEMTAVTGRSPAEHFAALSARYGETAYDRQDAPATPEQKKVLGSLSPEQVSATTLAGDPITARLTRAPGNGAAIGGLKVTTDQAWFAARPSGTEDVYKIYAESFRGPEHLAQVMAEAREVVAAALGEA; this is translated from the coding sequence ATGACGATCAGCGACCTGGCCGGAAAACGCGCCCCACAACGCCTGCTGACGAACATTCCCCGCCTCGTGGCCCACTACTACGAAACCCGCCCGGACCCCACCGACCCCCTGCAGCGGGTGGCCTTTGGCACCAGTGGGCACCGGGGCAGCAGCCTGGGCGGCACCTTCAACGAAGCGCACATTCTGGCCATTGCCCAGGCGGTGGCGGAATACCGCGCCGCCGCTGGCATCACGGGGCCGCTGTACATGGGCCTGGACAGCCACGCGCTGTCTGAACCCGCCTGGATGAGCGCGCTGCAGGTGCTGGCGGCCAACGGCGTGCAGGTGCGCGCCCAGGCCGGAGCCCTGACCGCCACGCCCCTGATCAGCCACGCGATTCTGGAACACAACCGCCGGGACAACTCTGCAGAATCCAGCGCCGGGCAGGCCGACGGCATTGTCATCACGCCCAGCCACAACCCCCCGCAGGACGGCGGGTTCAAATACAACCCGCCCAGCGGCGGCCCCGCCGACACTGATGTGACGGGCGCCGTGCAGGCCCGCGCCAACGCCATCCTGGAACGTGAGCTGCGGGACGTGCGCCGCCTGAGCCTTGAAGACGGCCTGAATGCGCTCGAAGATTTCGACTTCCTCACGCCCTACGTGCGCCAGTTGCCCGAGGTGATTGACCTGGACGCCATCCGCGAGAGTGGCGTGCGGATCGGCGTGGACCCGCTGGGCGGCGCCAGCCTGCCGGTGTGGGAGCGGATTGCCGAGGAGTACCGCCTGAACCTGACGGTGGTGAACCATGACATGGACCCGCGCTTTGCCTTCATGAGCGTGGACCGCGACGGCAAGATCCGCATGGACTGCTCCAGCCCCTACGCCATGGCCGGGCTGCTGGCGCTGAAAGGTGACTTTGATGTGGCGGTGGGCAACGACCCCGACGCCGACCGCCACGGCATCGTGACCCCGGCTGGCCTGATGAACCCCAACCACTACCTCGCCGTGATGATTGACTACCTGTTCACCCACCGCCCCGGCTGGCGCCCGGACGCCGCCATTGGCAAGACCCTGGTGAGCAGCGCCCTGATTGACCGGGTAGGCGCGGGCCTGGGCCGGCGCGTGGTGGAGGTGCCGGTGGGCTTCAAATATTTCGTGCAGGGGCTGCTGGACGGCTCGCTGGGCTTTGGCGGCGAGGAATCCGCCGGGGCCAGCTTCCTGCGCCGCGACGGCCGGGCCTGGAGCACCGATAAAGACGGCATCATCCCGGGGCTCCTGGCGGCCGAGATGACGGCCGTGACTGGCCGGAGCCCCGCCGAGCACTTCGCCGCCCTGAGCGCCCGCTACGGCGAAACCGCCTACGACCGCCAGGACGCCCCGGCCACGCCCGAGCAGAAGAAGGTGCTGGGCAGCCTCAGCCCCGAACAGGTAAGCGCCACCACGCTGGCCGGCGATCCGATTACCGCGCGCCTCACGCGGGCGCCGGGCAACGGGGCAGCGATTGGGGGCCTGAAGGTCACCACCGACCAGGCGTGGTTCGCCGCCCGCCCCAGCGGCACCGAGGACGTGTACAAGATTTACGCCGAGAGCTTCCGGGGCCCCGAGCATCTGGCGCAGGTGATGGCTGAGGCCCGCGAGGTGGTGGCGGCGGCACTGGGCGAGGCGTAA
- the glpX gene encoding class II fructose-bisphosphatase has protein sequence MTVKRKGGPEARVDSNHFEHALVLETARVTEGAALAASRWMGMGDKNAVDGAGTEAMRELLNSLDIRGTVVIGEGEMDEAPMLYIGEKVGAGQYEVDIAVDPVEGTSVTAKGLPNGLAVIALSERGGLMHAPDCYMDKLVVPPPAAGKVNLDWPVEANLNVLAQSLERDVDDLMITILDRERHTDLIRRVRAAGARVKLIGDGDVVASLQVGVRGTGVHALMGSGGAPEGVLSAAAMKCLGAEIQGRFIAEDDAMRERFGAMGVDEKRVYKTNDLAPGKQMVFSATGITYGELLSGVRRFGGGARTHTLVMGYATRVVRFIDTVHLEDDGARVIVRV, from the coding sequence ATGACGGTCAAGCGGAAGGGCGGCCCCGAGGCGCGCGTGGATTCCAATCATTTTGAACATGCCCTGGTGCTGGAAACGGCGCGGGTGACCGAGGGCGCGGCGCTGGCAGCCAGCCGCTGGATGGGTATGGGCGACAAGAACGCGGTGGACGGCGCCGGCACCGAGGCCATGCGTGAGCTGCTGAATTCGCTGGACATTCGCGGCACCGTGGTCATCGGGGAAGGCGAGATGGACGAGGCCCCCATGCTGTACATCGGGGAGAAGGTGGGCGCCGGGCAGTACGAGGTGGACATCGCCGTGGACCCGGTGGAGGGCACCTCGGTGACGGCCAAGGGCCTGCCCAACGGACTGGCGGTCATCGCCCTGTCCGAGCGCGGCGGCCTGATGCACGCGCCGGACTGCTACATGGACAAGCTGGTGGTGCCGCCCCCCGCTGCGGGCAAGGTCAACCTGGACTGGCCGGTGGAAGCCAACCTGAACGTGCTGGCCCAGAGCCTAGAGCGCGACGTGGACGATCTGATGATCACCATTCTGGACCGCGAGCGGCACACGGACCTGATTCGCCGGGTGCGCGCAGCGGGCGCCCGCGTGAAGCTCATTGGCGACGGCGACGTGGTGGCCAGCCTGCAGGTGGGCGTGCGCGGCACCGGCGTTCACGCCCTGATGGGTTCGGGCGGGGCGCCCGAAGGGGTGCTGTCGGCGGCAGCCATGAAGTGCCTGGGCGCCGAGATCCAGGGCCGCTTTATCGCCGAGGACGACGCCATGCGCGAGCGCTTCGGGGCCATGGGCGTGGATGAAAAGCGCGTCTACAAGACCAACGACCTTGCCCCTGGCAAACAGATGGTCTTCAGCGCCACGGGCATCACCTATGGCGAGCTGCTCAGCGGCGTGCGGCGCTTTGGCGGCGGAGCCCGCACCCACACGCTGGTGATGGGCTACGCCACACGCGTGGTGCGCTTTATTGACACTGTGCACCTGGAAGACGACGGCGCCCGGGTCATCGTGCGGGTGTAG
- the wrbA gene encoding NAD(P)H:quinone oxidoreductase, producing the protein MTSPTPVKLAIVYYSTYGTNHAMAQAAAEAAQAAGAEVRLLKVAETAPQAVIDTQDAWKAQQERMAGVPTASAADLEWADAFLFSSPTRFGGAASQIRAYIDTLGGLWGSGKLANKTFSAMTSAQNPNGGQETTLQTLYVMAMHWGCILVPPGYTDPVIFASGGNPYGASVTAGGQPLSPEDRASIAHQARRLVEVTQKLKG; encoded by the coding sequence ATGACCTCCCCTACCCCGGTGAAGCTGGCCATTGTCTACTACTCCACCTACGGCACCAACCACGCCATGGCCCAGGCGGCGGCCGAGGCGGCCCAGGCCGCAGGCGCCGAGGTGCGGCTGCTGAAGGTGGCCGAAACGGCGCCGCAGGCGGTCATTGACACCCAGGACGCCTGGAAAGCGCAGCAGGAGCGCATGGCCGGCGTGCCCACCGCCTCTGCGGCCGACCTGGAATGGGCCGACGCCTTTCTGTTCAGCAGCCCCACCCGGTTTGGCGGCGCCGCCAGCCAGATTCGCGCGTACATAGACACGCTGGGCGGCCTGTGGGGCAGTGGCAAACTGGCCAACAAGACCTTCAGTGCCATGACCAGCGCCCAGAACCCCAACGGCGGCCAGGAAACCACCCTGCAAACGCTGTATGTGATGGCCATGCACTGGGGCTGCATCCTGGTACCTCCCGGCTACACCGACCCCGTGATCTTCGCCTCGGGCGGCAATCCCTACGGCGCCAGCGTGACTGCTGGTGGCCAGCCGCTCTCCCCCGAGGACCGCGCCAGCATCGCCCACCAGGCCCGGCGGCTGGTAGAAGTGACCCAGAAGCTCAAAGGGTAA
- the treS gene encoding maltose alpha-D-glucosyltransferase codes for MTPAHEWYKSAVFYELSVRTFADGNGDGKGDFPGLTGKLDYLKNLGVDCLWLLPFYPSPLRDDGYDVADYVGIHPDLGTLDDFKVFLREAHARGLRVIGDLVTNHTSSDHPWFQAARRGPTLPDGSPNEYHDYYVWSDTGNEYAGARIIFTDTETSNWTRDESSGRYYWHRFFASQPDLNFDNPRVVEELLSAARFWLDLGVDGFRVDAVPYLIEREGTNCENLPETHAILKKMRRMVDDEYPGRLLLAEANQWPEEVVEYFGTDEDPEFHMCFNFPVMPRLYMSLKKEDTTSIREIMGRLPQIPRFGQWATFLRNHDELTLEMVTDEERAFMYAAYAPDTRMKINVGIRRRLAPLLDNDRRRIELLTTVLLALPGSPILYYGDEIGMGDDLSLADRNGVRTPMQWNAGMSGGFSTAWPSDCFFPPISDPVYGFGRVNVQSQERDPSSLLKWTARQLELRRAHPAFAHGELQFVDTDNPAILAFTRTTPDETLLIVSNFAASAQAAHLDLGAYLGRAPVTLAGGSHFPAVTQAQYPMILGKYDHYWLRLN; via the coding sequence ATGACTCCTGCGCACGAGTGGTACAAGAGCGCCGTGTTCTACGAGCTGTCGGTTCGCACCTTTGCGGACGGCAACGGCGACGGCAAGGGTGACTTTCCGGGGCTGACCGGCAAGCTGGACTACCTGAAAAACCTGGGCGTGGACTGCCTGTGGCTGCTGCCCTTCTACCCCAGTCCCCTGCGCGACGACGGCTATGACGTGGCTGACTACGTGGGCATTCACCCGGACCTGGGCACCCTGGACGATTTCAAGGTGTTTCTGCGTGAGGCGCATGCCCGGGGCCTGCGGGTGATTGGCGACCTCGTGACCAACCACACCTCCAGTGACCACCCATGGTTTCAGGCGGCGCGGCGCGGGCCCACCCTGCCTGACGGCAGCCCCAACGAGTATCACGATTACTACGTGTGGAGCGACACCGGCAACGAGTATGCGGGCGCGCGCATCATCTTTACCGACACCGAGACGAGCAACTGGACGCGCGATGAGAGTAGCGGGCGCTACTACTGGCACCGCTTCTTTGCCAGCCAGCCGGACCTGAACTTCGATAACCCCCGGGTGGTGGAGGAGCTGCTGTCTGCCGCGCGGTTCTGGCTGGATCTGGGCGTGGACGGTTTCCGGGTGGACGCCGTGCCCTACCTGATTGAGCGCGAGGGCACCAACTGCGAGAACCTGCCTGAAACGCACGCCATCCTGAAAAAAATGCGCCGCATGGTGGACGACGAGTACCCGGGGCGCCTGCTGCTGGCCGAGGCCAACCAGTGGCCCGAAGAGGTGGTGGAATACTTCGGCACGGACGAGGACCCCGAGTTCCACATGTGTTTCAACTTCCCGGTGATGCCCCGGCTGTACATGAGCCTGAAAAAGGAGGACACCACGTCCATCCGCGAGATCATGGGCCGCCTGCCGCAGATTCCCCGATTTGGCCAGTGGGCCACTTTCCTGCGCAACCACGACGAGCTGACGCTGGAAATGGTGACCGATGAGGAGCGCGCCTTCATGTACGCCGCCTACGCGCCGGACACCCGCATGAAGATCAACGTGGGGATTCGCCGCCGGCTGGCGCCGCTGCTGGACAACGACCGCCGCCGCATTGAACTGCTGACCACCGTGCTGCTGGCCCTGCCGGGCAGCCCCATCCTGTACTACGGCGACGAGATCGGCATGGGCGACGACCTGAGCCTCGCGGACCGCAATGGCGTGCGCACCCCCATGCAGTGGAACGCGGGCATGAGCGGCGGCTTTTCCACCGCGTGGCCGTCCGACTGCTTTTTTCCGCCGATCAGCGATCCGGTGTACGGCTTTGGCCGCGTGAACGTGCAGAGCCAGGAGCGCGACCCCAGCAGCCTGCTGAAATGGACTGCCCGGCAACTGGAACTGCGCCGCGCCCATCCCGCCTTTGCCCACGGCGAGCTGCAATTCGTGGACACCGATAACCCCGCCATCCTGGCCTTTACCCGCACCACCCCGGACGAAACCCTGCTGATCGTGAGCAACTTCGCCGCCAGTGCCCAGGCCGCGCACCTGGACCTGGGGGCGTACCTGGGCCGCGCCCCGGTCACGCTGGCGGGCGGCAGCCACTTTCCCGCCGTGACCCAGGCGCAGTACCCCATGATTCTGGGCAAGTACGACCATTACTGGCTGCGCCTGAACTGA